In Haemophilus parainfluenzae, one genomic interval encodes:
- the pgk gene encoding phosphoglycerate kinase, with amino-acid sequence MSVIKMTDLDLKGKRVFIRADLNVPVKDGKVTSDARIRATIPTLKLALEKGAKVMVTSHLGRPTEGEFKPEDSLQPVVDYLKDAGFNVRLVQDYLNGVDVKEGEIVVLENVRVNKGEKKNDPELGKKYAALCDVFVMDAFGTAHRAQASTYGVAEFAPVACAGPLLAAELDALGKALKEPARPMVAIVGGSKVSTKLEVLNSLSKIADQIIVGGGIANTFIAAAGHNVGKSLYEADLIPVAKELAASTDIPVPVDVRVGTEFSETAPATEKSVTEVKDDESIFDIGDKSAEQLAEIIKNAKTVLWNGPVGVFEFPNFRKGTEIISHAIANSDAFSIAGGGDTLAAIDLFGIADKISYISTGGGAFLEFVEGKVLPAVEILEKRANG; translated from the coding sequence ATGTCAGTAATCAAAATGACCGACTTAGATTTAAAAGGTAAACGTGTATTTATTCGCGCAGACTTAAACGTACCGGTAAAAGATGGCAAAGTGACATCTGATGCGCGTATTCGTGCGACTATCCCGACGTTAAAACTGGCTTTAGAGAAAGGCGCAAAAGTGATGGTTACCTCTCACTTAGGTCGTCCAACTGAAGGTGAATTCAAACCTGAAGATTCTTTACAACCAGTTGTTGATTACTTAAAAGACGCAGGTTTCAATGTGCGTTTAGTGCAAGACTACTTAAACGGTGTAGATGTTAAAGAAGGCGAAATCGTTGTTTTAGAAAACGTACGTGTAAACAAAGGTGAGAAGAAAAACGATCCTGAATTAGGTAAAAAATATGCCGCACTTTGCGATGTATTCGTGATGGATGCATTCGGTACCGCTCACCGTGCGCAAGCATCAACTTACGGTGTAGCAGAGTTTGCACCAGTTGCTTGTGCAGGTCCATTATTAGCGGCTGAGTTAGATGCATTAGGTAAAGCATTGAAAGAACCTGCTCGTCCAATGGTTGCTATCGTAGGCGGTTCAAAAGTTTCCACTAAATTAGAAGTATTAAACTCTCTTTCAAAAATTGCTGACCAAATTATCGTGGGTGGTGGTATTGCGAATACTTTCATCGCAGCAGCAGGCCACAATGTGGGTAAATCTTTATATGAAGCAGATTTAATCCCTGTAGCAAAAGAATTAGCAGCAAGCACTGACATTCCAGTACCAGTTGATGTACGTGTAGGTACTGAATTCTCTGAAACTGCACCTGCAACAGAAAAATCAGTGACCGAAGTGAAAGATGATGAATCTATCTTCGATATCGGTGACAAATCTGCAGAACAATTAGCAGAAATCATCAAAAATGCAAAAACTGTTTTATGGAATGGTCCAGTTGGCGTGTTTGAGTTCCCTAACTTCCGTAAAGGGACTGAAATCATTTCTCACGCGATTGCAAACAGCGATGCATTCTCTATCGCTGGTGGTGGTGATACTTTAGCAGCTATCGATTTATTCGGTATTGCAGATAAAATCTCTTATATATCTACCGGTGGCGGTGCATTCTTAGAATTCGTTGAAGGTAAAGTATTACCTGCAGTAGAAATTCTTGAAAAACGTGCGAACGGTTAA
- a CDS encoding ribonuclease T2 family protein: MKKQASTLSLIALAAFSIWQYFTEHKKDTKPAPTTTQQQSQSAVKNTKDFGNYDVIMRDDAIGQNKNAPVDYYMLALSWSPAFCEKQRAQYGNNLPDSAQYQCSTKNQFGWVVHGLWPQNANARSVTDHPRFCKGDLAPLPIETLEPYLSISPGAKLLQGEWEKHGSCAFDSAEAYFKQEKALFESLSLPNEQLSRKELFQWMKQNNPQLKGAYLGASHNELFICYDRQWQVIDCPK; the protein is encoded by the coding sequence ATGAAAAAACAGGCTTCCACTCTTTCCCTTATTGCCCTTGCCGCATTTAGTATTTGGCAATATTTCACTGAACACAAAAAAGACACCAAACCCGCCCCAACAACCACACAACAACAAAGTCAAAGTGCGGTCAAAAATACCAAAGATTTTGGTAATTATGATGTCATCATGCGTGATGATGCTATTGGTCAAAACAAGAATGCCCCTGTTGATTATTATATGCTGGCTTTATCTTGGTCGCCTGCATTCTGTGAAAAACAACGTGCACAATATGGCAATAATTTACCTGATTCAGCGCAATATCAATGTAGCACAAAAAATCAATTTGGCTGGGTAGTGCATGGCTTATGGCCTCAAAATGCGAATGCGCGCTCTGTTACAGATCACCCTCGTTTTTGTAAAGGTGATTTAGCGCCTCTTCCAATTGAAACACTCGAACCTTACCTTTCAATCTCGCCAGGCGCAAAATTATTGCAAGGCGAATGGGAAAAACACGGCAGCTGCGCTTTTGATTCAGCGGAAGCTTATTTCAAACAAGAGAAAGCATTATTTGAATCACTCTCCTTGCCAAACGAACAATTAAGCCGTAAAGAATTATTTCAATGGATGAAGCAAAATAATCCGCAATTAAAAGGCGCTTATTTAGGTGCTAGCCATAACGAATTATTTATTTGCTACGATCGCCAATGGCAAGTAATCGATTGCCCTAAATAA
- a CDS encoding YfhL family 4Fe-4S dicluster ferredoxin has product MALLITNKCTNCDMCLPECPNEAISIGEEIYVIDPVLCTECVGHYDTPTCQKVCPITNCIKPDPEHQESEEQLWERFVMIHHSDKL; this is encoded by the coding sequence ATGGCGTTACTGATCACAAATAAATGCACAAACTGCGATATGTGTCTCCCCGAATGTCCGAATGAAGCAATTTCAATCGGCGAGGAGATCTATGTGATCGATCCTGTACTTTGTACGGAATGTGTTGGTCATTATGACACGCCAACTTGCCAAAAAGTTTGCCCGATCACAAACTGCATCAAGCCAGATCCTGAGCACCAAGAAAGCGAAGAGCAGCTTTGGGAACGTTTTGTGATGATTCACCATTCGGATAAGTTGTAG
- a CDS encoding DUF1232 domain-containing protein, with protein MNKTKLIKIAIILIYLFSPIDILPEAVLGPLGLVDDAAAIALLIRILLKK; from the coding sequence ATGAATAAAACGAAGTTAATTAAAATCGCCATCATTCTGATTTATCTGTTCAGTCCCATTGATATTTTGCCTGAAGCGGTGCTTGGCCCATTAGGTTTAGTCGATGATGCGGCTGCCATTGCCTTATTAATTCGAATTTTATTGAAAAAATAA
- a CDS encoding MFS transporter, translated as MTNVNQYGWKALVGSAVGYAMDGFDLLILGFMLSAISADLNLTPAQSGSLVTWTLIGAVVGGILFGALSDRYGRVRVLTWTIVLFAVFTGLCAIAQGYWDLLIYRTIAGIGLGGEFGIGMALAIEAWPAKHRAKAASYVALGWQVGVLAAALFTPVLLPHIGWRGMFVVGIFPAFVAWYLRTRLHEPEIFSQKQTELSTQKISKLESFQLLVKDKATTKVSLGIVVLTSVQNFGYYGIMIWMPNFLSKQLGFSLTKSGLWTAVTVCGMMAGIWIFGRLADRIGRKPSFLLFQLGAVISIITYSQLTDPTAMLVAGAFLGMFVNGMMGGYGALMAEAYPTEARATAQNVLFNLGRAVGGFGPVVVGAIVSAYSFSIAIAFLAVIYVIDMVATVFLVPELKGKELS; from the coding sequence ATGACAAACGTCAATCAATATGGCTGGAAAGCCTTGGTTGGATCAGCTGTCGGCTACGCGATGGATGGATTCGATCTTCTTATTCTTGGATTTATGCTTAGTGCCATTTCGGCAGATCTTAATTTAACTCCTGCACAATCTGGCTCATTAGTCACCTGGACACTTATTGGTGCCGTGGTGGGCGGTATTTTATTTGGTGCATTAAGCGATCGTTATGGCCGTGTACGCGTGCTGACTTGGACAATCGTCCTCTTCGCCGTATTTACCGGTTTATGTGCAATCGCACAAGGCTATTGGGATTTATTAATTTATCGTACCATCGCGGGTATCGGTTTGGGCGGTGAATTTGGTATTGGTATGGCATTAGCCATTGAAGCTTGGCCTGCAAAACACCGCGCAAAAGCCGCGTCTTACGTAGCATTAGGTTGGCAAGTTGGTGTGTTAGCCGCCGCTTTATTCACCCCTGTATTGCTTCCACATATCGGCTGGCGCGGCATGTTCGTAGTGGGTATCTTCCCGGCATTTGTGGCCTGGTATTTACGTACCCGTTTACACGAACCTGAAATTTTCTCACAAAAACAGACCGAACTTTCAACCCAAAAAATATCGAAACTGGAATCTTTCCAACTCTTAGTAAAAGATAAAGCAACTACAAAAGTAAGCCTTGGTATAGTGGTTTTAACGTCTGTACAAAACTTCGGTTACTACGGCATTATGATTTGGATGCCAAACTTCTTATCTAAACAACTTGGCTTTAGTTTAACGAAATCAGGTTTATGGACGGCTGTTACGGTATGCGGCATGATGGCAGGGATTTGGATTTTTGGTCGCTTAGCCGATAGAATCGGACGTAAACCAAGTTTCTTATTATTCCAACTTGGTGCTGTGATCAGTATCATCACTTACTCTCAATTAACTGACCCAACCGCGATGTTGGTGGCTGGTGCCTTCTTGGGGATGTTCGTCAACGGCATGATGGGCGGTTATGGTGCATTAATGGCTGAAGCCTATCCGACAGAAGCACGAGCAACGGCACAAAATGTGTTGTTTAACTTAGGTCGTGCTGTTGGTGGTTTTGGACCAGTTGTTGTCGGAGCGATTGTCTCTGCGTACTCATTCAGTATTGCAATTGCTTTCTTGGCGGTGATTTATGTCATCGACATGGTGGCGACGGTCTTCTTAGTGCCAGAATTAAAAGGCAAAGAATTGAGCTAA
- the narQ gene encoding nitrate/nitrite two-component system sensor histidine kinase NarQ produces MYAKRSVSTRIAKYLFVVIIFMGIISSLSLLVMASNKSDAEAINISGSLRMQSYRLLTEMERSPDTVEQNLVRYQRSLNAEALLSVQNQLFAPSGVRESYQKILKRWAVMSDFARAHQIEKYHAELKSYVQDVDDFVLELQRFAEQKWISAVSVLCVSMLLILAMVSYVIWYMKREVVKPLEQMTKASMQVQMGQFNHIQLDTESNNELGILAKVFTQMSSELGRLYSRLEDAVNEQTQKLRQTNRSLTTLYQSSQLLTPTKINDKILSQVLNHIRVSEHLRYIELEIFGSEHWEISFGQKDPKQSLQVEELSIENENLAVLSWQAGLPCPDPRMMKNLGQMVAKALYSHKTQRQQEQLLLMEERSIIARELHDSLAQVLSFLQIQLTLLKHNLKKEDEESKEKSIAIIREFEQALSDGYSQLRELLATFRLTVQEANLQVALEQVIESLRSQTKMQMTVDCSLPSQSLNPQELVHVLQIVREATLNAIKHSKGTLIEVKAHINAEGEYEILVQDNGVGIPTLDEPEGHYGLNIMTERSRQLNAQLTISKREQGGTQVKITLPHTFF; encoded by the coding sequence GTGTACGCTAAACGTTCAGTTTCTACCCGTATTGCTAAATATTTATTTGTGGTCATTATCTTCATGGGCATTATTAGCTCGTTGAGTTTACTCGTGATGGCAAGCAATAAATCGGATGCGGAAGCCATTAATATCTCCGGTTCTTTGCGTATGCAAAGTTATCGACTATTAACGGAAATGGAACGTTCGCCGGATACAGTCGAACAGAATCTGGTGCGTTATCAACGTAGCCTCAATGCAGAGGCCTTGCTTTCTGTGCAGAATCAGCTTTTCGCACCTTCAGGGGTGAGGGAATCCTATCAAAAAATTCTAAAACGCTGGGCAGTGATGTCCGATTTCGCTCGTGCACATCAAATCGAAAAATATCATGCTGAACTGAAAAGTTATGTACAAGATGTCGATGATTTTGTGTTGGAATTGCAACGCTTTGCTGAACAAAAATGGATTAGTGCGGTTTCTGTGCTATGTGTTTCAATGCTATTGATCCTTGCGATGGTGTCTTATGTCATTTGGTATATGAAGCGCGAAGTCGTGAAGCCTTTAGAGCAGATGACCAAAGCCAGTATGCAAGTGCAAATGGGGCAGTTTAACCATATTCAACTTGATACAGAAAGCAATAATGAACTGGGTATTTTAGCGAAAGTGTTTACGCAAATGTCTTCTGAGTTAGGGCGACTTTATTCGCGTTTAGAAGATGCGGTAAATGAGCAAACGCAAAAGTTGCGTCAAACCAACCGCTCTTTAACAACACTTTATCAAAGCTCACAGTTACTTACGCCCACGAAGATTAATGATAAAATTCTCAGCCAAGTGCTCAATCATATTCGTGTCAGCGAACATTTACGCTACATTGAGTTAGAAATTTTCGGCTCAGAACATTGGGAAATTTCTTTTGGTCAAAAAGATCCTAAACAATCACTTCAAGTCGAAGAACTTTCCATTGAAAATGAAAACTTGGCGGTGCTCTCGTGGCAAGCCGGTTTGCCTTGTCCTGATCCACGCATGATGAAAAACTTAGGGCAAATGGTGGCAAAAGCGTTGTATTCACACAAAACGCAACGCCAGCAAGAGCAACTCTTATTGATGGAAGAGCGGTCAATTATTGCGAGAGAATTACATGACTCATTGGCGCAAGTGCTGTCTTTCTTACAAATTCAATTAACGCTATTAAAGCATAATTTGAAGAAAGAAGACGAGGAATCAAAAGAGAAAAGCATTGCGATCATTAGAGAATTTGAACAAGCTTTATCAGATGGTTATTCTCAATTACGAGAATTATTAGCGACCTTCCGTTTAACGGTACAAGAAGCCAACCTACAGGTTGCTTTGGAGCAAGTTATCGAAAGCTTGCGTTCGCAAACGAAGATGCAAATGACTGTGGACTGCAGTTTGCCATCGCAAAGTTTAAATCCACAAGAATTAGTGCACGTTCTGCAAATTGTGCGTGAAGCAACGTTGAATGCGATCAAACACTCAAAAGGTACGTTGATTGAGGTGAAAGCGCATATCAATGCAGAAGGGGAATACGAAATTCTTGTGCAAGATAATGGCGTGGGGATTCCAACGTTAGATGAGCCAGAAGGGCATTATGGTTTAAATATCATGACTGAACGCAGTCGCCAATTAAATGCTCAGCTTACAATTTCAAAAAGGGAGCAAGGTGGTACGCAAGTAAAAATCACGCTTCCTCACACATTTTTTTAA
- the murB gene encoding UDP-N-acetylmuramate dehydrogenase: MQSLQPFHTFNIPANAREIIEATSIEQIQQAWQKAQAENLPVLFLGQGSNMLFLDDFQGVVIVNRLSGIQHTEDSDYHYLHVNGGENWHQLVEWSLSQGIDGLENLALIPGCAGSAPIQNIGAYGVEFKDVCDYVDVLNLNTGEQFRLQANECEFGYRESIFKHRYAQGYVITAVGLKLAKNWQPILKYGSLVNFDPQTVTAKQVFDEVCHIRRSKLPDPKEFGNAGSFFKNPVVSAEQFAKIQKQVENLPHFPQSDGSVKLAAGWLIDQCHLKGFQIGGAAVHQQQALVLINKGNATGQDVVKLAHHIRQTVADKFGVYLQPEVRFMGAKGEVNSEQAIS; encoded by the coding sequence ATGCAAAGTTTACAGCCTTTTCATACCTTCAATATTCCAGCAAATGCGCGTGAAATCATTGAAGCCACATCGATTGAACAAATCCAACAAGCTTGGCAAAAAGCACAAGCTGAAAATCTACCTGTCTTATTTTTAGGACAAGGCAGCAATATGCTGTTTTTAGACGATTTCCAAGGTGTTGTAATTGTTAACCGTTTATCGGGTATTCAACATACAGAAGATAGTGATTACCATTATTTGCATGTTAATGGTGGCGAAAATTGGCATCAGTTAGTGGAATGGTCACTCTCTCAAGGGATTGACGGCTTAGAAAATCTCGCACTCATTCCCGGCTGTGCCGGCTCAGCGCCGATTCAAAATATTGGTGCGTATGGCGTAGAATTTAAAGATGTGTGTGATTATGTGGATGTGCTGAATCTTAACACGGGCGAACAATTCCGCTTACAGGCTAACGAATGTGAATTTGGTTATCGTGAAAGTATTTTCAAACATCGCTATGCGCAAGGTTATGTGATTACAGCGGTTGGATTGAAATTAGCCAAAAATTGGCAACCGATTTTAAAATATGGCTCATTAGTGAATTTTGATCCTCAAACTGTAACGGCAAAACAAGTGTTTGATGAAGTGTGCCATATTCGCCGTAGTAAATTGCCCGATCCAAAAGAATTTGGCAACGCGGGCAGTTTCTTCAAAAATCCTGTGGTGAGCGCCGAGCAATTTGCGAAAATTCAAAAACAGGTCGAAAATCTACCGCACTTTCCACAATCGGATGGCTCTGTGAAACTTGCAGCAGGTTGGTTAATCGATCAATGCCATTTAAAAGGTTTTCAAATCGGTGGTGCGGCTGTTCATCAACAACAAGCTTTAGTGCTGATTAATAAAGGTAATGCTACTGGGCAGGATGTTGTTAAGTTAGCACATCATATCCGTCAAACCGTGGCAGATAAATTTGGTGTGTATTTACAGCCTGAGGTGCGCTTTATGGGCGCAAAGGGCGAAGTGAATTCAGAGCAAGCTATTAGTTAA
- a CDS encoding DUF2322 family protein translates to MNFKDILETLPSIEHLTGLDVLNGETVIHHIPAAPGKLGSLRLYNALAEKFNGKLDRTSAQQGIEWFAEHVEDAKQNPGKHPNIDLLFKVVAEDVVYSLVPLN, encoded by the coding sequence ATGAACTTTAAAGACATTTTAGAGACTTTACCAAGCATTGAGCATCTAACAGGTCTGGATGTTTTAAACGGTGAAACCGTGATTCATCATATTCCTGCAGCACCAGGCAAGCTTGGCTCACTTCGTCTTTATAATGCACTAGCTGAAAAATTTAACGGAAAATTAGACCGCACTTCAGCGCAGCAAGGCATTGAATGGTTTGCTGAACACGTTGAAGATGCGAAACAAAATCCTGGAAAACACCCGAATATTGATTTATTGTTTAAAGTGGTGGCAGAGGATGTAGTTTATTCGCTTGTGCCATTAAACTAA